A window of the Miscanthus floridulus cultivar M001 chromosome 14, ASM1932011v1, whole genome shotgun sequence genome harbors these coding sequences:
- the LOC136503358 gene encoding receptor-like protein 9DC3: protein MTRSDNETLIMENQYYHGQTYQFTASITYKGSYVTITKILRTLVLIDISDNAFWGTIPETIGDLVLLHGLNMSHNALGGSIPAQFGNLKNLETLDLSSNQLYGEIPQELASLNFLSTLNLSYNMLSGQIPESSQFSTFSNSSFLGNTGLCGPPMSNQCINQTETSLPYASEKNPADVLLFIFTALGFGICFSITIIVVCGRQRWKQS, encoded by the coding sequence ATGACCAGGTCTGATAACGAGACATTAATCATGGAAAATCAATACTATCATGGGCAAACATACCAGTTCACAGCTTCAATAACATACAAAGGGAGTTATGTCACCATCACGAAGATATTGAGAACCCTTGTGCTGATTGATATCTCAGACAATGCATTCTGGGGTACTATCCCTGAGACCATTGGGGATCTTGTGCTCCTTCACGGGCTCAACATGTCTCACAATGCTCTTGGGGGTTCAATTCCAGCTCAATTTGGCAACCTGAAGAACCTTGAAACATTGGACCTCTCCTCAAATCAGTTATATGGGGAAATTCCACAGGAGCTAGCATCACTAAACTTCCTATCGACATTAAATCTATCCTACAACATGTTGTCTGGACAGATACCAGAGTCATCTCAGTTCTCCACATTTTCCAATAGCTCTTTTCTTGGGAACACTGGTTTGTGTGGACCTCCAATGTCCAATCAATGCATAAACCAAACAGAAACAAGCTTACCATACGCTTCAGAGAAAAATCCTGCAGATGTACTGCTTTTCATCTTCACTGCTTTGGGATTTGGCATCTGCTTTTCAATTACCATTATAGTGGTATGTGGAAGACAAAGATGGAAGCAATCTTGA
- the LOC136505412 gene encoding receptor like protein 27-like gives MLGLGARGFSGLLPSAIGELKSLELLEVSGLHLVGSMPSWISNLTSLTVLQFSYCGLSGQVPSWIGSLRELTKLALYSCNFYGKIPPQISNLTRLQTLLLQSNTFLGTVQVSAFSKMQNLTVLNLSNNELHVVEGENSSSTVPFPKLEFLRLASCRISSFPNILRHLDGIIGLDLSDNQIHGAIPHWAWETWSGSNMFLLNVSHNMFTSIGSEPLLPVHIEYFDLSFNNFKGLLPIPRGGSVTLDYSSNLFSSMPLDLYTYLNGTLIFKASRNRLSNNIPSSMCGAVWSLQVIDLSYNNLSGSIPSCLMEDVSALQVLNLRGNKLVGELPDHIGKGCAIEVLDLSDNWIEGKIPRSLVACRNLELLDIGSNQISDSFPCWLSTLPKLQVLVLKSNKFTGKLLNPSYNTEEANKCEFTEL, from the coding sequence ATGTTGGGCCTTGGTGCACGGGGCTTTTCTGGATTACTGCCCTCTGCGATAGGTGAGCTCAAATCTTTGGAGTTGCTTGAGGTGTCTGGGTTGCATCTAGTAGGATCCATGCCGTCGTGGATCTCAAACCTGACTTCTCTGACTGTTCTCCAGTTCTCTTACTGTGGATTATCTGGACAAGTACCTTCTTGGATAGGAAGCTTAAGGGAATTGACAAAATTAGCACTGTACAGTTGCAACTTTTATGGGAAGATACCTCCACAGATCTCAAATTTGACTAGGTTACAAACCCTCCTGCTGCAGtcaaatacttttctaggcacagtGCAAGTATCTGCATTCTCAAAAATGCAAAATCTAACTGTCTTAAATCTCTCAAACAATGAACTGCATGTTGTGGAAGGAGAAAATAGTTCTTCGACCGTGCCCTTTCCCAAACTCGAATTCCTACGTTTAGCATCTTGCAGAATATCTAGCTTTCCCAACATTTTGAGGCATCTTGATGGCATCATTGGTCTTGACCTCTCTGATAATCAAATCCATGGGGCAATACCGCATTGGGCATGGGAAACTTGGAGTGGATCGAACATGTTCCTCCTGAATGTATCACATAATATGTTTACAAGTATTGGGTCTGAACCTTTGCTTCCTGTTCACATAGAATACTTTGATCTCAGTTTCAACAATTTCAAGGGGCTCCTACCTATACCACGAGGTGGCAGTGTCACGCTTGACTACTCAAGCAACTTGTTCTCATCCATGCCTCTTGATTTATATACTTACCTCAATGGCACTCTCATTTTCAAGGCCTCTAGAAATAGGCTCTCTAACAATATTCCATCATCAATGTGTGGTGCAGTTTGGAGTCTACAAGTCATTGATCTCTCTTATAACAACTTAAGTGGTTCAATCCCATCTTGTTTAATGGAGGATGTCAGTGCATTGCAAGTATTAAATCTAAGAGGAAATAAACTTGTTGGAGAGTTACCTGATCACATTGGCAAAGGCTGTGCAATTGAAGTGTTAGATTTAAGTGACAATTGGATTGAAGGGAAAATACCCAGATCTCTAGTTGCTTGCAGGAACCTCGAGCTCCTTGACATCGGAAGCAATCAGATTAGTGATTCATTCCCATGTTGGTTGAGTACACTTCCCAAACTtcaagttcttgtcctcaaatctAACAAGTTCACTGGAAAGTTATTGAATCCATCATACAATACCGAAGAAGCAAACAAATGTGAATTTACAGAACTGTGA